The genomic DNA GATGATGCAGCAGGGCATGAGTTTTGCTGAAGCAGCTATTCACTATACACAGCTAACTGTCGGTGACGGAATCGTAAACCAAATCGGTTCGTTAATGCTTGCGATTTCAACAGGTATTATCGTAACACGTGTATTTGATGGTTCAGCGGATACAGTAACAGAAGGTATCTTTAAAGAGTTATTAGCACATGAAGTTGTTGTATATGCGCTTGGTGGTTTATTTATTGCGATGGGTATTTTCACTCCGCTACCATTTCTACCGTTTGCTCTTGTTGGTGGAACAATTATTTTCTTAGGAATTCGTAATAAAAACCGAATAAAGAAAGAAAAAGAAGACGAGCTTCAAAAAGAATTAGAAATGATTCAAGGCGAAGATGAGCAACTGCAACAAGTGGAAGATTCATTCGGAGTATTTACAGATAAATATCCAATTATAGTAGAACTCGGTTTAGATTTAGCAGCACTTGTAAAGCAGAAGATTAACGGGGAAACAGCTCGTGATAAAGTTGTCCTTATGAGGAAGTCGATTATTACCGACCTTGGTATTAACGTTCCTGGCATTAACTTTAAAGATAATACGAGTTTTAGACCACGCGGACGTTACATTATTCGTATTAAAGGTGCGAAGGCAGCTGAAGGTGTTTTAAAATCAGGTTATTTATTAGCATTGAAAACACCGAATGTAATGGCCGATTTAGATGCAGAACCAGCGAAAGATCCAATTTTCGGTGAAGATGGATATTGGATTTTAGAGCATATGGTACAAGATGCACAAATGAAAGGCTATCAAGTATTAGAGCCACTTAGCATATTAATTACGCATTTAGATGTTGTCGTTAGACGTAATCTTCATGAATTAATTCAGCGTCAACATGTAAAAGACTTAATTAACTCACTTGAAAATGATAACGGCGTTTTATTAGAAGAAATTAAGAAGAAAGAAATCGATTTATCACTCGTTCAAAATGTTATTAAACAACTGCTAAAAGAAGGTATTTCTATTCGTGATTTACCAACGATTATCGAAGGTATTATTGACGGAAAAGAAATTTATCAAAATCATGTTGACGGTGTAACGTCATTCGTCCGTGAATGTATTTCAAAAGTTATTTGTGAAAATGCGAAAAATCCCGACGGTAAAATTTATGCGGCGCTCTTCTCAGATTCAATCGAGTTAGATGCGGACGTTGTGAACAATTCTTATCAAGGTTACTTATTAAACTGGGATTTAGATTTAGAAACACGTGTTGTTGAGCAAGTACAGCGTGTCTTTAAACAAGCTCGTTTAATGGGAAGAGAACCAGTGCTATTAACGCGTAGAAAAGATTTCAGATTTGCTATAGTAAGACTTCTTGAGCGTTATCAAGTAGAAGCACAAGTGCTTTGTATTAGCGAATTAGCACCAGAAATTGTTGTAGATCAAATTGCCTATATTGAATAGTAGGGGGTGAAGTAATGGAAAGTACAGAAAAGAAAGAAGCGTTAATGCGAATAAAAGCAGCTTCGAAAAATGAATTGTATCGAAAGTTATTTGACCAATATGGTACAGATTATTATTACGTTGTCGATGAAAGTGTAAAACGAAATATCCCGTTTTTTTGGAAAAAGAATTATGAAATGTTAGTTGCTTTTCCAGAGGATAAACAGGAAGAAGAGCAGGAAGGCATAACTCAATTTCATGAACAATTAATGGATGTTGTGAATGAACCTTCAGAACAAATTGTGAAGGCGAATGGAATTCAATCGGTATTGCACAATTTAGAAAACGTGACGACTTCTATGTCATACGCGGCGATGCAAACAGGAAATAGTGAAGAATGGACGAGAAAGAAAGAGAAACTATTAAAGTTGTTTGAAAAAGGAATCGTCGTTGTGAAACAGACGGAAGGAACGAAAGTAACGAAAAAGCAAAAAGCTGTGAAAAAAGTCGTTCCCGTCAAGAAAGAAGAAGTGGTTGTAAAAAAAGAAAAACAAGAATCTGTACCGTTTATTATTCAAAAAGTAATTCGGATGCTAGAGCAAAACGATGTAGAACAATACTTCATTCATGCATATGCTGAAAAGTTAAAAGTGAAATTTGAGAATGCAACGATGATTACAGAGGAAGATGTGATCGGGTATATATTGGAAGATATGAGATCTCATTTCAATACGGAAAACGTTTTTGAAAAAGAAGTGCAAACAATTGCTTTAATTGGACCAACTGGTGTTGGGAAAACGACGACACTTGCGAAAATGGCATGGCAATTTCACGGTAAGAAAAAAACGGTTGGTTTTATTACGACAGATCATTCGCGCATTGGAACAGTTCAGCAACTGCAAGATTACGTCAAGACAATTGGATTTGAAGTAATTGCTGTACGTGATGAAGCTGCAATGACAAGAGCGCTTACGTATTTTAAAGAAGAAGCGCGCGTCGATTATATTTTAATTGATACAGCTGGAAAAAATTATCGTGCGTCAGAAACAGTGGAAGAAATGATTGAAACGATGGGACAAGTAGAGCCAGATTATATTTGTTTAACGTTATCAGCTTCGATGAAAAGTAAAGACATGATTGAAATCATTACGAATTTTAAAGATATTCATATTGATGGTATCGTATTTACGAAATTTGATGAAACAGCAAGTAGTGGTGAGTTGTTGAAAATTCCAGCAGTATCATCAGCTCCAATTGTATTAATGACAGACGGACAAGACGTGAAGCAACATATACATATCGCTACAGCTGAACATTTAGCAAAACAAATGTTGCAAACATCATAGAAAAGAGGTGAAGGATAAGGCAACTGCCTTATTCAAACGAGTATGAACGGTCTTTATATAGGTTCTATGGGTATGATGAATTACATGCAGCGTATTAATGTTCATTCAAATAACGTTGCAAATGCTCAAACGACAGGATTTAAAGCAGAAAATATGACTTCTAAAGTATTTGATGTACAAGACACATATCGCCGCGGAGATGGGGCTGTGACAAATATCGGTTCGGTCGATTACGCTGTAGTACCAGCCGCAACACATGTGAACTTAATACAAGGAAATATACAAATGACAAATAGTGATACAGATTTCTTTTTAGATGATGGAACTGCTGGCACAGCTTCGTTTTTCGTTACATCTAAAAATAATGAAACGTTTTTAACGAGAGACGGTAGTTTTACATTAAATAGTGATCGTTATTTACAAACAACTTCAGGAGCTTTCGTAATGGGAGAGAATAATGAACGTATTCGTATTCCAGAAGGAGCAAAAGTAGCTGTACAAGCAGACGGTACGTTATATGATGCTGTAACACAAAATAATATTGCCCGCCTGCAAACAAAAACAGTAGGTGCAGAAGCGAATAATCGTCTCGTACAAAGAGAAAACAAAAGCTTTACACTAGCAGAAGGAAACATTGCTGATTTACCGAACGGAGTAGGGACAGTAAAAAATTATATGCTAGAAAATTCAAATGTAGATATGACGAAAGAGATGGCTGATCTTATGACAGATCAAAAAATGATTTCAGCGTCACAACGCGTTATGACTTCATTTGATAAAATTTATGAAAAAGAAGCGAATGAAATATTGAGATAGAGACTTCCGTTAGCGGAAGTCTTTTTTTATTGCTTTTATTACAGTTACATCATAAAATGATAATCATTATCATTTTATCCATTTCTATAAGAATGGAATTTCATAATGATAGCAATATTTGTTTAACTAGGTGAATTAAAAGTAAGGGGAAGGTGTGTATATGTCTACAAAGAAACAACTTTGCATTGGGTTATGTTTAATTTCTAGAAAGAAAGAGCAAGAGAGTGAGTTTAATTCGGGAATTGCTGAACAAGTAGAGTTAGCGAAACAGGCAGAAAAGGCTAAGTTAGATTTTGTTTTTAAAGCAGATTATTTAGTGGCGCACCCAGATTTAATTGCCCGTAATAAGGGGAATGTCATTTTAGATCCGACGTTACTGTTTACCGCTATTGCGTACGCAACAGAAAAAATTGGAGTCGTGACGACTGCTTCAACCTCGTTTTATCCACCATATATATTAGCAAGGCAATTACAATCTTTGAA from Bacillus basilensis includes the following:
- the flhA gene encoding flagellar biosynthesis protein FlhA, producing MFKIDSARTYFSIFLAASFVVALLIPLPPFILDIVIVFLLSMSVLIYMRATSINEWDELKSFPTMLLLIGIFRVSINVSTTRAILTDGNAGHVIEEFGQFVIGGNLLIGIVIFIVLIIFQFIVANGASRTAEVAARFTLDSLPGKQMSIDADLNQRIITEKDAQAKRKKLNMETEFYGAMDGAGKFIKGDVIFGIVILFVNIIFGLIVGMMQQGMSFAEAAIHYTQLTVGDGIVNQIGSLMLAISTGIIVTRVFDGSADTVTEGIFKELLAHEVVVYALGGLFIAMGIFTPLPFLPFALVGGTIIFLGIRNKNRIKKEKEDELQKELEMIQGEDEQLQQVEDSFGVFTDKYPIIVELGLDLAALVKQKINGETARDKVVLMRKSIITDLGINVPGINFKDNTSFRPRGRYIIRIKGAKAAEGVLKSGYLLALKTPNVMADLDAEPAKDPIFGEDGYWILEHMVQDAQMKGYQVLEPLSILITHLDVVVRRNLHELIQRQHVKDLINSLENDNGVLLEEIKKKEIDLSLVQNVIKQLLKEGISIRDLPTIIEGIIDGKEIYQNHVDGVTSFVRECISKVICENAKNPDGKIYAALFSDSIELDADVVNNSYQGYLLNWDLDLETRVVEQVQRVFKQARLMGREPVLLTRRKDFRFAIVRLLERYQVEAQVLCISELAPEIVVDQIAYIE
- the flhF gene encoding flagellar biosynthesis protein FlhF gives rise to the protein MESTEKKEALMRIKAASKNELYRKLFDQYGTDYYYVVDESVKRNIPFFWKKNYEMLVAFPEDKQEEEQEGITQFHEQLMDVVNEPSEQIVKANGIQSVLHNLENVTTSMSYAAMQTGNSEEWTRKKEKLLKLFEKGIVVVKQTEGTKVTKKQKAVKKVVPVKKEEVVVKKEKQESVPFIIQKVIRMLEQNDVEQYFIHAYAEKLKVKFENATMITEEDVIGYILEDMRSHFNTENVFEKEVQTIALIGPTGVGKTTTLAKMAWQFHGKKKTVGFITTDHSRIGTVQQLQDYVKTIGFEVIAVRDEAAMTRALTYFKEEARVDYILIDTAGKNYRASETVEEMIETMGQVEPDYICLTLSASMKSKDMIEIITNFKDIHIDGIVFTKFDETASSGELLKIPAVSSAPIVLMTDGQDVKQHIHIATAEHLAKQMLQTS
- a CDS encoding flagellar basal-body rod protein FlgG, with translation MNGLYIGSMGMMNYMQRINVHSNNVANAQTTGFKAENMTSKVFDVQDTYRRGDGAVTNIGSVDYAVVPAATHVNLIQGNIQMTNSDTDFFLDDGTAGTASFFVTSKNNETFLTRDGSFTLNSDRYLQTTSGAFVMGENNERIRIPEGAKVAVQADGTLYDAVTQNNIARLQTKTVGAEANNRLVQRENKSFTLAEGNIADLPNGVGTVKNYMLENSNVDMTKEMADLMTDQKMISASQRVMTSFDKIYEKEANEILR